A genomic segment from Desulfurella amilsii encodes:
- the rimO gene encoding 30S ribosomal protein S12 methylthiotransferase RimO, translated as MKCYLVSLGCPKNLVDTENILYESSKQHIEFVYNPEEADILLVNTCAFIQKAIKESIHTILEIAQNKKENQKLVVAGCLIGRFKNQIESQIPEVDIFIDTNSIDSISLDKKFNYCNLARSFSVEKRIVTTYPYAYLRISDGCNHRCSFCTIPQIRGSYREKNKKDIESEFLQLIENGIKEVVLIAQDTSCYNNNNLSALLKDLSKFNGDFWVRVLYLYPSSITDDLIETIASSEKIVPYFDIPLQHVSDKMLKLMRRNYNKKFICELFDKLLKYDVAIRSTFIVGFPYEEDKDFKELMDFTHNYKIDRLGAFEYSKEENTKSASYSTNVPYNLRRKRRALLLAAQKNLSRENLKRFVGKKLKVLIDSPKKARSYLDAPEIDGSLKLKYERPVGDFVEVTVSKSSFYDLFE; from the coding sequence ATGAAATGCTATTTAGTTAGTTTGGGCTGCCCAAAAAATTTAGTTGATACAGAAAATATTTTGTATGAATCTTCAAAGCAACATATAGAATTTGTATATAATCCAGAAGAAGCGGATATTTTGCTTGTAAACACCTGCGCTTTTATTCAGAAAGCTATAAAAGAATCTATACATACAATTTTGGAAATAGCGCAGAACAAAAAAGAAAATCAGAAACTTGTAGTAGCAGGATGTCTTATCGGCAGGTTTAAAAACCAGATAGAATCTCAAATACCAGAAGTTGACATTTTTATAGATACCAATAGCATTGATTCTATAAGCTTAGACAAAAAGTTTAATTACTGCAATTTAGCAAGGTCGTTTAGTGTTGAAAAAAGGATTGTGACCACATATCCTTATGCATATTTGCGCATATCAGATGGTTGCAATCACAGGTGTAGTTTTTGCACAATACCGCAAATAAGAGGCTCTTATAGGGAAAAAAATAAAAAAGATATAGAAAGTGAATTTTTACAATTAATAGAAAATGGTATTAAAGAAGTTGTTCTTATAGCCCAAGACACATCTTGCTATAACAACAATAATTTATCAGCTTTATTAAAAGATTTATCTAAATTTAATGGGGATTTTTGGGTAAGGGTCCTATACTTGTACCCATCGTCAATTACAGACGATCTAATAGAAACAATTGCTTCTTCAGAAAAAATCGTGCCTTACTTTGATATACCGCTTCAGCATGTAAGCGATAAAATGCTAAAGCTCATGCGCAGAAATTACAATAAAAAATTTATATGTGAGCTATTTGATAAGCTTTTAAAATATGATGTTGCAATACGCTCAACTTTTATTGTAGGTTTTCCCTATGAGGAAGACAAAGATTTCAAAGAGTTGATGGATTTTACACACAATTACAAAATTGATCGGCTAGGTGCATTTGAGTACTCAAAAGAAGAAAACACAAAAAGCGCTTCCTATAGCACTAACGTTCCATACAATCTCAGGCGAAAGAGGAGGGCATTGTTGCTTGCTGCTCAAAAAAACTTAAGCAGAGAAAACTTAAAACGATTCGTTGGCAAAAAACTAAAAGTTCTTATTGATAGTCCCAAAAAAGCGAGAAGTTATCTTGATGCACCAGAAATCGACGGCTCTCTAAAGCTTAAATATGAAAGACCTGTTGGCGATTTTGTTGAGGTTACTGTTTCAAAATCAAGCTTTTACGATCTTTTTGAGTAA
- the sucD gene encoding succinate--CoA ligase subunit alpha, producing the protein MSILIDKSTRAIVQGLGKQGILHTKICLDYGTKIVAGVSLGKTHIDGLDIPVFDCVWEALQYVKADTSLIFVPANNAKDAILEAQDAGIKQTIVITEGIPLQDMLIAKAFATKNGMKIIGPNTPGIISPKQCKLGIMPESIFDKGNIGLISRSGTLMYEIALLLKESSFGVSTALGIGGDPVLGMGFAEVLSLFENDDQTDCVVMIGEIGGTLEVAAIDTIKKMSKKVVAYVAGKAAPKQKKMGHAGAIVSSKDESAQAKIEALSNVCYVAQNPLEIVTLIKKILS; encoded by the coding sequence TTGAGCATATTGATTGACAAATCAACAAGGGCAATAGTCCAGGGGCTTGGTAAACAAGGTATTTTACATACAAAGATTTGCTTAGATTATGGTACAAAAATCGTAGCGGGTGTTAGTTTAGGCAAAACTCATATAGATGGCCTTGACATACCAGTTTTTGATTGCGTATGGGAAGCGTTGCAATATGTAAAAGCCGATACCAGTTTAATTTTTGTGCCAGCAAATAATGCCAAAGATGCCATACTAGAGGCTCAAGACGCAGGCATAAAGCAAACTATTGTTATTACAGAAGGTATACCATTACAGGATATGCTTATAGCAAAAGCATTTGCAACAAAAAATGGTATGAAAATCATAGGACCTAACACACCAGGTATTATATCTCCAAAACAGTGCAAGCTTGGTATTATGCCAGAAAGCATATTTGATAAAGGAAACATTGGTTTAATTTCAAGGTCTGGGACTTTAATGTACGAAATAGCTCTTTTATTAAAAGAATCCAGCTTTGGCGTATCAACAGCTTTAGGCATAGGCGGAGATCCAGTATTGGGTATGGGTTTTGCTGAAGTATTAAGTCTTTTTGAAAATGACGATCAAACTGATTGCGTTGTTATGATTGGCGAAATAGGGGGCACTTTAGAAGTGGCCGCAATTGATACGATCAAAAAAATGTCAAAAAAAGTTGTTGCCTACGTTGCAGGTAAAGCTGCCCCAAAGCAAAAAAAGATGGGGCATGCTGGCGCAATCGTTTCTTCAAAAGATGAATCAGCACAAGCTAAAATCGAAGCACTTTCGAATGTTTGTTATGTAGCACAAAACCCGCTTGAAATTGTTACTTTGATTAAAAAAATACTATCTTAA
- a CDS encoding PhnD/SsuA/transferrin family substrate-binding protein has protein sequence MYKFTVDPNYCGKNLPGWFLVSTYLQKKLGEKIKFIPYKDFDECRNACFSGEIDIVYANPFDWVVYMNELDFIPIAKPINHFDEVLVCSKNIKSYTQLTKPINIISAHKKTFVHMMGLFLLEKNEIDLESCKFSFCGSYQSVIKDLLQSKFDLGFVFNEVYEKSSKIIKDQLNILDASNDGFAFHSFCISQKLASYQSEILYAIENFDKKLLNDVGFEGFEAVNEDEIFTISSLASEYIESLR, from the coding sequence ATGTATAAATTTACAGTTGATCCTAACTATTGCGGAAAAAATTTACCAGGTTGGTTTTTGGTTTCTACATATTTACAAAAAAAACTTGGAGAAAAGATAAAGTTCATACCTTATAAAGATTTTGATGAGTGCAGAAATGCTTGTTTTTCTGGTGAAATTGATATAGTATACGCAAACCCATTTGATTGGGTTGTATATATGAATGAATTAGATTTTATACCCATTGCAAAGCCTATAAATCATTTTGACGAAGTACTTGTATGTTCAAAAAATATAAAAAGTTATACACAGCTTACAAAACCAATCAACATAATCTCCGCTCATAAAAAAACATTTGTGCATATGATGGGTTTATTTTTACTTGAAAAAAACGAAATTGATTTAGAAAGCTGCAAATTTAGTTTTTGCGGCAGTTATCAAAGCGTAATAAAGGACCTTTTGCAATCAAAATTTGATCTTGGTTTTGTGTTTAACGAGGTATATGAGAAATCATCCAAAATCATAAAGGATCAACTCAATATTTTGGATGCTTCAAATGATGGTTTTGCATTTCATTCATTTTGTATTTCTCAAAAATTAGCCAGTTATCAGAGTGAAATTTTGTATGCAATCGAAAATTTTGATAAAAAATTATTAAACGATGTAGGTTTTGAAGGTTTTGAAGCCGTAAATGAAGATGAAATCTTTACCATATCTAGCCTTGCGAGTGAGTATATAGAGAGTTTAAGATAG
- a CDS encoding N-acetylmuramoyl-L-alanine amidase — protein sequence MKFLISFVFLVILVKSAFAVDITSMNVANQTILISSTSEPNYATSNLTLNNNHYFVVSFKNAILTNKSEVLYNKIPGIENITLVQYSLNPDIVRCTIETNQKSSFFVQTVQINSKKLVTIISPNVSEPKTPRICSTPMQTQQARKLKVFIDVGHGGYDPGGVGPAGLPESFVNLSVALKLAKYLREKGISVELDRTSNVFVPLYTRTQLANESGANLFIGLYCNASSSPNTHGTTTYYWHEDSYPFANYLENYISQKLGLTDDGTVKDNLYVIKYTTDMPAVLIEYAYISNPYEESLLGSTGFRNILSQDLANAIYNYFILKKTQIARQ from the coding sequence ATGAAGTTTCTTATTAGTTTTGTTTTTTTAGTCATATTAGTTAAGTCCGCTTTTGCTGTAGATATAACTTCTATGAATGTTGCCAATCAAACAATTTTAATAAGCTCTACTTCAGAGCCTAACTATGCTACATCAAATCTTACTCTAAACAATAATCACTATTTTGTCGTATCATTTAAAAATGCTATCTTAACAAATAAAAGCGAAGTTCTATACAACAAAATACCAGGAATAGAAAATATTACGCTTGTTCAATACAGTCTAAATCCTGATATTGTAAGATGCACCATTGAAACAAACCAAAAGTCATCTTTTTTTGTCCAAACAGTTCAAATTAACTCAAAAAAATTAGTAACAATTATAAGCCCAAATGTTAGTGAACCCAAAACCCCACGCATTTGTTCAACACCAATGCAAACACAACAAGCAAGAAAACTTAAAGTTTTTATAGATGTGGGTCATGGCGGGTATGACCCAGGTGGTGTTGGACCAGCAGGATTACCAGAATCATTTGTAAATTTATCAGTTGCCCTAAAGTTGGCAAAATATCTAAGAGAAAAAGGTATATCTGTAGAACTTGATAGAACATCAAACGTATTTGTACCTTTGTATACAAGAACACAGTTGGCTAATGAAAGTGGTGCGAATCTGTTTATTGGCTTGTATTGTAATGCGTCAAGTAGCCCAAACACGCATGGTACAACCACATATTACTGGCATGAAGATTCTTATCCTTTTGCTAATTACTTAGAAAACTACATTTCCCAAAAATTAGGCTTAACAGATGATGGAACTGTCAAGGATAACCTTTACGTAATAAAATACACTACTGATATGCCAGCAGTTTTAATTGAATACGCATACATATCAAACCCATACGAGGAAAGCTTGCTTGGCTCAACAGGCTTTCGAAATATTTTGTCGCAGGATTTGGCAAATGCAATTTACAATTACTTTATACTAAAGAAAACTCAAATCGCTAGGCAATAG
- a CDS encoding peptidoglycan D,D-transpeptidase FtsI family protein, whose translation MKLTRFKVIFFLIAGCFFVAIVKVFSIEVLNLGQYKRIYATQIQPAIVVQGKRGLIFDSRGKVLAENSFLYDIFVDPKYYIAHNNYKNIKFLDFIDNFFKINISQLIKENPQKQYINLGIIPAKYFYFIKKHIPLGFGLEKKQVRYYPYKNDVSHIIGFVNENGKGAVSVERKYNMYLQGQKSFEKISLTPYGTIQYSKIPQNGDNIHLTINETVQNYLHYLLKDTLKKHKAKMAMGIVEKPDGSIVAMDDVPGYNNNKYYDYTNYSRIKDMPINFLFEPGSVFKIVTMSSALNSGIFNGNETLWCNNGYWPVFGHIIEDVEDNKFLRFDQVFAYSSNVCSAKIALKEKKKIFYKYLWRFGFGKKTGIDLPGEESGIVKDYISLRPFDLATMAFGQGISVTDIQLARAYATIANGGFLITPHVLNYITKDHKITYKYKEHSIRILKTQTVKKIRHILGDVVKYGTGIYAQLKNYSIGGKTGTAQVANGKGGYSKNHYIGSFVAIFPLNKPQFVILITVVDPKGVNYGGMIAAPYVAKMASFLAAYYKIPGNNLINNNIKKFTWRQ comes from the coding sequence ATGAAACTAACGAGGTTTAAAGTAATATTTTTTTTAATTGCTGGGTGTTTTTTTGTCGCTATTGTAAAAGTTTTTTCTATTGAAGTGCTAAATTTAGGACAATATAAACGCATTTATGCAACTCAAATTCAACCGGCTATTGTTGTGCAAGGCAAAAGAGGGCTAATATTTGATTCAAGAGGCAAGGTTTTAGCAGAAAATTCATTTTTATATGATATTTTTGTCGACCCAAAGTATTACATTGCGCATAATAATTATAAAAACATTAAATTTTTGGATTTTATTGATAATTTTTTTAAAATCAATATCAGTCAATTAATTAAAGAAAATCCACAAAAGCAATATATTAATTTGGGTATAATACCCGCTAAATACTTTTATTTTATAAAAAAACATATACCTCTTGGCTTTGGTTTAGAAAAAAAACAAGTGCGTTATTATCCCTATAAAAATGATGTATCTCATATTATAGGTTTTGTTAATGAAAATGGTAAAGGTGCGGTTAGCGTTGAAAGAAAATATAACATGTATCTTCAAGGCCAAAAATCATTTGAAAAAATTTCTCTGACACCTTATGGTACCATACAATATTCTAAAATTCCCCAAAATGGTGACAATATACATTTAACAATTAACGAAACGGTGCAAAATTACCTTCATTATTTACTTAAAGACACATTAAAAAAACATAAAGCAAAAATGGCTATGGGTATTGTTGAAAAACCAGATGGTTCAATTGTAGCTATGGATGATGTCCCTGGTTACAATAACAATAAGTATTATGATTACACGAATTACTCCCGCATAAAAGATATGCCTATTAATTTTTTATTTGAACCTGGAAGTGTATTTAAGATAGTTACAATGTCAAGTGCCCTTAATTCAGGCATTTTTAATGGTAATGAAACTCTTTGGTGTAATAACGGTTACTGGCCCGTGTTTGGCCATATCATAGAAGATGTAGAAGATAATAAATTTTTAAGATTTGACCAAGTATTTGCTTATTCAAGCAATGTGTGTTCAGCTAAAATTGCTCTTAAAGAGAAAAAGAAAATTTTCTACAAATACTTATGGCGCTTTGGTTTTGGTAAAAAAACTGGCATAGATTTACCTGGTGAAGAAAGTGGCATAGTAAAAGATTATATAAGCCTGCGGCCATTTGATTTAGCCACAATGGCCTTTGGTCAAGGAATAAGTGTTACGGATATACAGCTTGCACGTGCTTATGCAACAATTGCAAATGGTGGTTTTTTGATTACTCCACATGTTTTAAATTACATTACAAAAGATCATAAAATAACTTATAAATATAAAGAACACTCAATCAGAATACTTAAAACTCAAACTGTTAAGAAAATCAGACATATATTAGGTGATGTTGTAAAATACGGTACAGGCATTTATGCACAGTTGAAAAACTATTCTATAGGTGGGAAAACTGGTACAGCTCAAGTTGCAAACGGCAAAGGGGGTTATAGCAAAAATCACTACATTGGTTCGTTCGTAGCAATTTTTCCCCTAAATAAACCACAATTTGTAATTTTAATAACCGTTGTAGATCCAAAAGGTGTGAATTATGGTGGAATGATAGCAGCCCCTTATGTAGCTAAAATGGCATCATTCTTGGCAGCATACTATAAAATTCCTGGAAACAATTTAATAAATAATAATATAAAAAAATTTACCTGGAGGCAATAA
- the sucC gene encoding ADP-forming succinate--CoA ligase subunit beta — MNIHEYQAKKLLKHYSINIPKGFIVTDAKQLDNIFFEKDKSYIAKVQIHAGARNKAGGVQKISTKQEAIGFCQKFLGRRIVTPQTPKGGKVVSAIYIEEALNGNQELYLSIFADKNKQCNIALASKEGGIDIQDAFKKSTSNIVCIDPLLGFAQFYAKKALCAFNFKKEQANKFITLLSNLFRLYKDIDAELVEINPLIDTGYDFFALDAKIVIDDNALFRQDEVLSYRDILQEEPLEYQASQNNLNYVKLDGNIAMVVNGAGLAMACLDTIEDYGGKCANFLDIKGSATKESIIKALEIIYQDSRVKVVFVNIIGGIVRCDIVANALLDFCDTYNFSLPIVARLEGANKNEAIDMLSTFKKGNIAIVKTLKEGIEKVILSAGEKL; from the coding sequence ATGAACATACACGAGTATCAAGCGAAGAAACTGCTAAAGCACTACAGCATAAACATACCAAAAGGCTTTATAGTAACCGATGCTAAACAGTTAGATAACATTTTTTTTGAAAAAGACAAATCATACATTGCAAAGGTACAGATTCACGCAGGTGCAAGAAACAAAGCAGGCGGTGTCCAGAAAATATCTACTAAACAAGAGGCTATAGGATTTTGCCAAAAATTTTTAGGAAGGCGCATAGTAACACCCCAAACCCCAAAAGGAGGAAAAGTTGTCTCTGCGATTTACATAGAAGAAGCTTTAAATGGTAACCAGGAATTATATTTGAGTATTTTTGCAGATAAAAATAAACAATGTAATATAGCACTAGCCTCAAAAGAAGGTGGCATTGATATACAAGATGCTTTTAAAAAAAGCACAAGTAATATTGTCTGCATCGATCCTTTGCTTGGGTTTGCCCAATTTTATGCAAAAAAAGCTTTGTGTGCTTTTAATTTTAAAAAAGAACAGGCAAATAAATTTATCACACTATTGTCAAACCTTTTTAGATTATACAAAGATATTGATGCCGAGCTTGTAGAAATAAACCCCCTGATTGATACAGGTTATGATTTTTTTGCACTTGATGCTAAAATTGTGATAGATGATAATGCACTATTTAGACAAGACGAGGTTTTATCATATAGGGACATACTCCAGGAAGAGCCACTTGAGTACCAAGCAAGCCAAAATAATTTAAATTATGTAAAACTAGATGGTAATATAGCTATGGTTGTAAATGGAGCTGGGCTTGCTATGGCTTGTTTGGATACAATAGAAGATTATGGCGGGAAATGTGCAAATTTTTTGGATATCAAAGGTAGTGCAACAAAGGAATCTATTATAAAAGCCTTGGAAATTATTTATCAAGACAGTAGGGTAAAAGTTGTGTTTGTTAATATTATTGGCGGTATAGTAAGGTGTGATATAGTTGCGAATGCGCTTTTAGATTTTTGTGATACTTATAACTTTAGCTTACCTATTGTAGCAAGACTTGAGGGCGCAAACAAAAACGAAGCGATTGATATGTTAAGCACCTTTAAAAAGGGTAATATTGCAATTGTAAAAACCTTAAAAGAAGGTATTGAAAAGGTCATTTTATCTGCTGGAGAAAAACTTTGA
- a CDS encoding EAL domain-containing protein, translating into MNKTKNNLYEIVYKSYEILIKDFQNINFDLLLDLAFNYLDVELVWVGILSDGNLKVSNAKGEAIGYINDKSLRSYQQSLLKSYLDSFFVSNDILRDERLFYLKDNAKIYNFNSVFFFSFKINNSDYGFIVFYSKNKDYFDKRTVEILSNFALAVKTVLLLQEKEKKHSLLTDIVENSYQGIVIANNQNKIIYTNKAFAKITGYSFEEAKNKNPSILKSNYHSIEYYKDMWYKIVHEGHFEGKIYNKKKNGEVYEEIIFIKTIKDKEGKILYYFSFFTDLTELKKAQDQANYYTYHDPVTKLINQTGFFEQAQGIIENNESFALVYLDLDDFSIINVNFGIEKANSILRAFGDFLRKEIARPKDIVGRLGSDEFVILKRSVIDQTIIKFTQNAAEKIRQKVFLVDNQEVFLKVSAGIVLYPKDSDDINTLVNYAQASCKKAKQLGKNQCVFFNNSIYEEFINSFALTNEILHGIEFEEFELYFQPIYNTHSRTITNAEALIRWNHPKRGLLSPFSFIPFAEQSYIIEKLDFYVLEKAFQAIKSFKQENLNIILSVNLTGRTFLMDNFVDQFRKLLSAYAIDTSFIKIELTESIALNDENKARNHMDALNSLGINFSMDDFGTGYSSILSLKKFPFSNIKLDQNFVMDSQNNKDSEIINSNLLNMLNELNFETTAEGVENEFLFFLFNYLPCDLLQGYFISKPVDYKRFVSFVKNFTPDIAFMEFKKDNTRMHNLQMVKVKFYIYKYYKKLREFIQNKPTDQQMNNLSNIIELDYKHCDFGKWYYSVYPIYNQIETFKSIEVLHIDLHKTTEKLLLEKDKEKIQALILDLKYKIMLLNAQFENFYLETVKILKI; encoded by the coding sequence ATGAACAAAACAAAAAACAACCTATATGAAATAGTGTATAAAAGTTATGAGATTTTAATCAAAGATTTTCAAAATATAAATTTCGATTTACTATTGGACTTAGCCTTTAATTATCTTGATGTGGAACTTGTATGGGTTGGTATATTAAGTGACGGTAATTTAAAGGTAAGTAATGCAAAAGGTGAAGCAATTGGGTATATTAATGACAAATCTCTAAGAAGTTATCAGCAAAGCTTATTAAAAAGTTATTTGGATAGTTTTTTTGTGTCAAATGACATTCTAAGGGATGAAAGACTGTTTTACCTCAAAGATAATGCTAAAATATATAATTTTAACTCTGTATTTTTCTTCTCCTTTAAAATAAATAATTCAGATTATGGCTTTATTGTATTTTATTCAAAAAATAAAGATTACTTCGACAAACGCACAGTAGAAATCCTTTCAAACTTTGCATTAGCAGTAAAAACAGTTTTGCTGCTTCAAGAAAAGGAAAAAAAACATTCTTTATTGACGGACATAGTAGAAAACAGCTATCAAGGAATCGTAATAGCAAATAACCAAAACAAGATTATTTATACAAACAAAGCATTTGCTAAAATAACAGGATATAGTTTTGAAGAAGCAAAAAACAAAAACCCTTCTATACTAAAATCCAATTACCACTCAATAGAATACTACAAAGACATGTGGTATAAAATTGTCCATGAAGGGCACTTTGAAGGCAAAATCTATAACAAGAAAAAAAATGGTGAAGTATACGAGGAAATTATTTTTATCAAAACAATAAAAGATAAAGAAGGCAAAATCCTATATTATTTCAGCTTTTTCACAGACTTAACAGAGTTAAAAAAAGCCCAAGACCAAGCAAACTATTACACATATCACGATCCCGTAACAAAGCTTATAAACCAAACAGGATTTTTTGAACAAGCGCAAGGAATAATAGAAAATAACGAATCATTTGCCTTAGTATACCTTGACTTAGATGATTTTTCTATTATCAATGTAAATTTTGGAATTGAAAAAGCAAATAGTATATTAAGGGCATTTGGTGATTTTTTAAGAAAAGAAATTGCTCGTCCAAAAGACATAGTAGGCAGGCTTGGGTCAGATGAATTTGTTATATTAAAGCGTTCTGTTATAGATCAAACGATTATAAAATTTACCCAAAACGCTGCTGAAAAAATCAGGCAAAAGGTGTTTCTCGTAGACAATCAAGAGGTTTTTTTAAAAGTAAGCGCAGGTATTGTGCTTTACCCAAAAGATTCAGACGATATAAATACACTTGTAAATTACGCTCAAGCTTCCTGCAAGAAAGCTAAGCAGTTAGGCAAAAATCAGTGCGTATTCTTTAATAATTCCATATACGAAGAGTTTATTAACAGCTTTGCGCTTACAAACGAAATACTGCATGGTATAGAATTTGAGGAATTTGAACTTTACTTTCAGCCTATCTACAATACGCACTCAAGAACAATTACAAACGCAGAGGCACTAATTAGATGGAACCACCCAAAAAGAGGTTTGCTTTCACCGTTTTCTTTTATACCTTTTGCTGAACAGTCATACATTATTGAAAAACTGGATTTTTATGTATTAGAAAAGGCTTTCCAAGCAATAAAAAGCTTTAAGCAAGAAAATCTAAATATCATTTTATCTGTAAATTTAACAGGCAGAACATTTTTAATGGATAACTTTGTTGACCAATTTAGAAAACTCTTGTCTGCATACGCAATAGACACTAGTTTTATAAAAATAGAATTAACTGAATCCATAGCCTTAAATGACGAGAATAAAGCAAGAAATCACATGGACGCTCTAAATAGCTTAGGTATTAACTTCTCTATGGATGATTTTGGCACAGGATATTCTTCTATACTCAGTTTAAAGAAATTTCCATTTTCTAATATAAAGCTTGACCAAAATTTTGTTATGGATTCTCAAAACAATAAAGATTCAGAAATTATTAACTCTAACTTGCTAAATATGCTAAATGAACTAAATTTTGAGACAACAGCAGAAGGCGTAGAAAACGAATTTCTTTTCTTTTTGTTTAATTACTTGCCATGCGATTTACTGCAAGGCTACTTTATATCAAAACCAGTTGATTATAAAAGGTTCGTAAGTTTTGTTAAAAATTTTACGCCAGATATCGCATTTATGGAATTTAAAAAAGACAATACAAGAATGCATAATCTGCAAATGGTTAAGGTTAAGTTCTATATCTACAAATACTACAAAAAGCTAAGAGAATTTATCCAAAACAAACCTACAGATCAGCAAATGAATAATTTATCAAATATTATAGAACTTGACTATAAACACTGTGACTTTGGCAAATGGTATTACTCAGTATACCCCATATACAACCAAATTGAAACATTCAAAAGCATCGAGGTATTGCATATAGATTTACACAAAACAACAGAAAAATTGCTGTTGGAAAAAGACAAGGAAAAAATCCAAGCACTAATTCTCGATCTTAAATACAAAATTATGTTGTTAAACGCCCAGTTTGAAAATTTTTACTTAGAAACTGTCAAAATATTAAAGATTTAA
- a CDS encoding SCP2 sterol-binding domain-containing protein → MSVKFMSEGWIKLVADQWNTNNLIIRQDLRNFNSSWEYYIEDKPNLPHMMMVCQAGEIVFAGKKDDRKCDFEMWTTLENWKKIVNNGLSGKMALMSRKLKFKGSMMTAVKYMRAFDIHLKILGDIPVDFEI, encoded by the coding sequence ATGAGTGTAAAATTTATGAGTGAAGGATGGATAAAATTAGTTGCAGATCAATGGAATACAAATAACTTAATTATTCGGCAAGATTTAAGAAATTTTAACTCAAGCTGGGAATATTACATTGAAGATAAGCCAAATCTACCTCATATGATGATGGTCTGTCAAGCAGGCGAAATTGTTTTTGCTGGTAAAAAAGATGATAGAAAATGCGATTTTGAAATGTGGACAACCCTTGAAAACTGGAAAAAAATTGTAAACAATGGACTATCAGGTAAAATGGCTTTAATGAGTAGAAAATTAAAATTCAAAGGCTCTATGATGACAGCAGTTAAATATATGAGAGCATTTGATATTCACTTGAAAATTCTTGGTGATATACCAGTTGATTTTGAAATATAA